A single genomic interval of Streptomyces sp. NBC_00663 harbors:
- a CDS encoding bifunctional acetate--CoA ligase family protein/GNAT family N-acetyltransferase, whose amino-acid sequence MTDDTLSRPPVHALLADGSTVRIRPVRRDDHDQLQDLYEEMSPENLRLRFFAASRRSAAKAADRACGPRHAGYGALLAETEGRVIGLAEYDTGGEPDARTAEISIAVADGLHHRGVGTLLVEHLVSAARAARITTFTADALSENHEVLRLFADLGLRTARRFDGPEVRCTIVLDDSDGDSYLSAVEERGRAADIASMQPLLRPRTVAVVGAGRKPGSVGRAVLHQLHAGGYTGRLFAVNPSAHAILGVACHPSVTALPRTPDLAILAVPAAEIPATAQECGKAGVRALLVVTAGLDADQAQALLAACRAHGMRLVGPNCLGLSNTDPALRLDATFAAGHPRPGTAGVAVQSGGVGIALLDGMSRLGIGVSSFASLGDKYDVSGNDMLQWWESDGRTDLALLHLESFGSPRAFSRTARRVTRRMPVLTVDAGRTEAGRRAAASHTAAAATRTMTRGALFTQAGITATRSVGELLEAAALLHSQPLPAGPRVLIVTNAGGAGVLAADACAEAGLTLPTPTRELIDDLLAVLPDGAVVGNPVDATAAVSEEQLRDCVDRIMRYGGIDAVLVALVPTAVAAATGDDLVRALTGAPGQRTKPVAAVRLEQALPVELLPTAQGDGTVPSYAEPQAAARALAHAARRAAWLARPAGTVPDLDGVETERAHAVVEAWLAAHPDGGWLDPRACAELLDCYGVPQLPWAWADTEDGAVLAAQRLRGADGRVVMKGHWPGLLHKSAQHAVHLDLRGDAQVRAAYRDLETRFAGMLTGVVVQPLADRGTELFAGVVQDQVFGPLVLFGLGGTATEILADHAARLAPLTDHDVHDLITAPRCAPLLFGAGGGGPVDLAGLEQLLLRLSRMASDLPQLAEADFNPVLATPGGVDVLDARVRLLPRRPHDPYLRRLR is encoded by the coding sequence ATGACGGACGACACACTCAGCCGGCCCCCGGTCCACGCCCTGCTCGCGGACGGCAGCACGGTCCGCATCCGCCCGGTGCGGCGGGACGACCACGACCAACTCCAGGACCTGTACGAGGAGATGTCCCCGGAGAACCTGCGGCTGCGCTTCTTCGCCGCGAGCCGCCGCTCGGCGGCGAAGGCCGCCGATCGCGCCTGCGGACCGCGTCACGCCGGCTACGGGGCCCTGCTCGCCGAGACCGAGGGCCGGGTCATCGGCCTCGCCGAATACGACACCGGCGGCGAACCCGACGCCCGGACGGCCGAGATCTCCATCGCCGTCGCCGACGGGCTGCACCACCGCGGCGTCGGCACCCTGCTCGTCGAGCATCTCGTCTCGGCCGCCCGCGCCGCGCGCATCACGACCTTCACGGCCGACGCGCTCAGCGAGAACCACGAAGTGCTGCGGCTCTTCGCCGACCTCGGTCTGCGCACCGCCCGCCGCTTCGACGGCCCCGAGGTGCGCTGCACCATCGTCCTCGACGACAGTGACGGCGACAGCTACCTCAGCGCGGTCGAGGAACGCGGCCGGGCCGCCGACATCGCCAGCATGCAACCGCTGCTGCGCCCGCGGACCGTGGCCGTCGTCGGGGCCGGACGCAAGCCCGGCTCGGTCGGCCGGGCCGTCCTGCACCAGCTGCACGCGGGCGGCTACACCGGCCGGCTGTTCGCCGTGAACCCTTCCGCGCACGCCATCCTCGGCGTTGCCTGCCATCCGTCGGTCACCGCCCTGCCCAGGACACCCGACCTCGCGATTCTCGCCGTGCCCGCCGCCGAGATCCCCGCGACCGCGCAGGAGTGCGGCAAGGCCGGCGTACGCGCCCTGCTCGTCGTGACCGCCGGACTCGACGCCGACCAGGCACAGGCCCTGCTCGCGGCCTGCCGGGCGCACGGCATGCGCCTGGTCGGCCCCAACTGCCTGGGCCTGTCCAACACCGACCCGGCACTGCGCCTCGACGCCACCTTCGCCGCCGGCCACCCGCGCCCCGGCACCGCGGGCGTCGCCGTCCAGTCCGGCGGCGTCGGCATCGCCCTGCTCGACGGGATGTCCCGGCTCGGCATCGGCGTCTCCTCCTTCGCCTCCCTCGGCGACAAGTACGACGTCAGCGGCAACGACATGCTCCAGTGGTGGGAGAGCGACGGCCGTACCGACCTCGCCCTGCTGCACCTGGAGTCCTTCGGCAGCCCCCGCGCCTTCTCCCGCACCGCCCGCCGCGTCACCCGCCGCATGCCCGTCCTCACCGTCGACGCCGGCCGCACCGAGGCGGGCCGCCGAGCCGCCGCCTCGCACACCGCGGCCGCCGCCACCCGCACCATGACGCGCGGCGCGCTCTTCACCCAGGCCGGCATCACCGCCACCCGCTCGGTCGGCGAACTCCTCGAAGCCGCCGCCCTGCTGCACTCCCAGCCGCTACCCGCCGGACCCCGCGTCCTGATCGTCACCAACGCGGGCGGCGCGGGCGTCCTGGCGGCCGACGCCTGCGCCGAGGCCGGGCTCACCCTGCCCACGCCCACCCGCGAACTCATCGACGACCTGCTCGCCGTACTCCCGGACGGCGCCGTCGTCGGCAACCCCGTCGACGCCACCGCCGCCGTCTCGGAGGAGCAGCTCAGGGACTGTGTTGACCGGATCATGCGGTACGGCGGCATCGACGCCGTCCTCGTGGCCCTGGTCCCCACGGCGGTCGCCGCGGCGACCGGCGACGACCTCGTCCGGGCTCTCACCGGCGCCCCCGGACAGAGGACGAAGCCGGTCGCCGCGGTCCGGCTGGAACAGGCCCTGCCCGTCGAGCTGCTCCCCACCGCCCAGGGCGACGGCACTGTCCCGTCGTACGCCGAACCCCAGGCGGCGGCACGGGCGTTGGCCCACGCGGCCCGCCGTGCCGCCTGGCTCGCCCGCCCCGCCGGGACGGTCCCCGACCTCGACGGCGTGGAGACGGAACGCGCCCACGCCGTGGTCGAGGCCTGGCTCGCGGCCCATCCGGACGGCGGCTGGCTCGACCCGCGCGCCTGCGCCGAGCTCCTGGACTGCTACGGCGTCCCCCAGCTGCCCTGGGCGTGGGCCGACACCGAGGACGGTGCCGTCCTGGCCGCCCAACGGCTGCGCGGCGCCGACGGCCGGGTCGTCATGAAGGGCCACTGGCCGGGCCTGCTGCACAAGAGCGCCCAGCACGCGGTCCATCTCGACCTGCGCGGCGACGCCCAGGTGCGGGCCGCCTACCGCGACCTGGAGACCCGGTTCGCAGGCATGCTGACCGGAGTCGTCGTCCAGCCCCTGGCCGACCGCGGCACCGAGCTGTTCGCGGGCGTCGTGCAGGACCAGGTCTTCGGACCCCTCGTCCTGTTCGGCCTCGGCGGCACCGCCACCGAGATACTCGCCGACCACGCCGCCCGGCTCGCCCCGCTCACCGACCACGACGTGCACGACCTGATCACGGCGCCTCGCTGCGCCCCGCTCCTGTTCGGCGCCGGCGGCGGCGGGCCCGTCGACCTCGCGGGCCTCGAACAGCTGCTGCTGCGGCTGTCCCGCATGGCGAGCGACCTGCCGCAGCTCGCCGAGGCCGACTTCAACCCCGTTCTCGCGACACCGGGCGGAGTCGACGTGCTCGACGCGCGTGTCCGCCTGCTGCCCCGCAGGCCCCACGACCCGTATCTGCGCCGTCTCCGCTGA
- a CDS encoding universal stress protein has product MMRTVVAGLDGSSESRAAAEWAAREAKLRGLPLKIVNVWEPVPDPMAQAPLLGAETHQHWSERIPRETAEGLRLRHPGVEVGVDQLTGSASEALGKAAEDAELLVLGSRGLSGIGGFMVGSVGLSVIAHAERPVVLVRAGEQAADEHEADPAGIPSAATPFKPVVLGVDPHGPHDAVIGFAFETAARRGTGLRAVYGWNLPPYYVYGLSADPYLHDEIARQQAAALTEALKPWREKYPDVAVTEAPASGSPGNRLVDAARDACLVVVGRRIRRNPVGSHIGPVTHAVLHHAVAPVAVIAHN; this is encoded by the coding sequence ATGATGCGCACCGTTGTCGCAGGTCTCGACGGCTCCTCCGAGAGCCGGGCCGCCGCCGAATGGGCGGCTCGCGAGGCGAAGCTGCGCGGCCTGCCGTTGAAGATCGTCAATGTCTGGGAGCCCGTCCCGGACCCCATGGCCCAGGCTCCGCTCCTCGGTGCGGAGACTCACCAGCACTGGAGCGAGCGCATTCCCCGCGAGACCGCCGAGGGGCTGCGGTTGCGGCACCCCGGTGTGGAGGTGGGTGTCGATCAGCTGACCGGCAGCGCGTCCGAGGCTCTCGGCAAGGCCGCCGAAGACGCCGAACTGCTGGTCCTCGGCTCCCGCGGGCTGAGCGGCATCGGCGGATTCATGGTCGGCTCGGTCGGCCTGTCCGTCATCGCCCACGCCGAACGGCCCGTCGTCCTGGTGCGTGCCGGGGAGCAGGCCGCCGACGAGCACGAGGCGGACCCGGCCGGCATTCCGTCGGCCGCCACGCCCTTCAAGCCCGTCGTCCTCGGCGTCGACCCGCACGGCCCCCACGACGCCGTCATCGGCTTCGCCTTCGAGACGGCCGCCCGGCGCGGCACCGGCCTGCGGGCCGTGTACGGCTGGAACCTGCCGCCGTACTACGTGTACGGCCTGTCCGCCGACCCGTACCTGCACGACGAGATCGCCCGCCAGCAGGCGGCGGCCCTCACCGAGGCGCTTAAGCCCTGGCGGGAGAAGTACCCGGACGTCGCGGTCACCGAGGCCCCCGCCTCCGGCAGCCCCGGCAACCGGCTGGTGGACGCCGCTCGCGACGCCTGCCTGGTCGTCGTCGGCCGGCGCATCCGGCGCAACCCGGTCGGCTCCCATATCGGCCCCGTCACGCACGCCGTCCTGCACCACGCCGTCGCGCCCGTCGCGGTCATCGCCCACAACTGA
- a CDS encoding universal stress protein — translation MELPVVVGVDGSEPSLRAADWAADEAALRGVPLRVVYACRWDRYEGAALARDLGSPSAEVLPQDVVAGAARRAHARQPELKVTTDVAFEEPEYTLVHESRDASALVVGTRGRSGVAEALLGSVSLTVAAHAHCPVIVLRGNHDTKAAHGIHGRVVTGVGEDPDEAAAVRRFAYAEARRRGVPLEAVRAWRCPAHESTDHPQLVGEPARLHAERAEKALADALRDAPPDVEVRSRAVEGPARRVLVDASHGADLLVVGAQRRRGHLGLQLGRVAHAVLHQSACPVAVVPHPA, via the coding sequence ATGGAACTGCCCGTCGTCGTCGGTGTCGACGGCTCCGAGCCGAGCCTGCGCGCCGCGGACTGGGCGGCCGACGAGGCCGCGCTGCGGGGTGTGCCGCTGCGGGTGGTGTACGCCTGCCGGTGGGACCGCTACGAGGGCGCCGCCCTCGCCCGGGACCTCGGCAGCCCCTCCGCCGAGGTGCTGCCCCAGGACGTCGTCGCCGGTGCCGCCCGACGCGCCCACGCCCGGCAGCCCGAGCTCAAGGTGACCACCGACGTCGCCTTCGAGGAGCCTGAGTACACCCTGGTGCACGAGAGCCGCGACGCCTCCGCGCTGGTCGTGGGGACGCGTGGCCGCAGCGGGGTCGCCGAGGCGCTGCTGGGCTCCGTCAGCCTGACGGTCGCCGCCCACGCCCACTGCCCGGTGATCGTGCTGCGCGGTAACCACGACACGAAGGCCGCACACGGCATCCACGGCCGCGTCGTCACGGGCGTCGGCGAGGACCCCGACGAGGCGGCGGCCGTACGGCGGTTCGCCTACGCGGAGGCCAGGCGGCGCGGAGTGCCCCTGGAGGCCGTACGGGCCTGGCGGTGCCCGGCGCACGAGAGCACCGACCATCCGCAGCTGGTCGGGGAACCCGCCCGGCTGCACGCGGAGCGCGCCGAGAAGGCCCTGGCCGACGCCCTGCGGGACGCCCCGCCGGACGTCGAGGTGCGCTCCCGCGCCGTCGAGGGCCCCGCCCGCCGCGTCCTGGTGGACGCCTCGCACGGCGCCGACCTGCTGGTGGTGGGCGCGCAGCGACGCCGTGGGCACCTCGGACTGCAACTCGGCCGGGTCGCCCACGCCGTACTGCATCAGTCCGCCTGCCCGGTGGCGGTCGTACCGCACCCGGCGTGA
- a CDS encoding zinc-dependent alcohol dehydrogenase family protein — protein MKGFVFHGPGQSSWEEVADPGVKEPTDAIVRVDTVTICGTDLHILKGDVPEVRPGTVLGHEAVGEIVEVGGDVRTVRPGDRVLVSCITACGRCGYCREGSYGQCRGGGGWILGHLIDGTQAEYVRVPYADLSVHALPSTLDGPDAVLLADIFPTAYEVGVLNGRVRPGDTVAVVGAGPVGLAAVATARLFAPERIVVVDVAAPRLDAARALGADAVAFAGESPEQLITDLTDGLGADVAIEAVGVPETFELCTRVVRPGGHVANVGVHGRPATLHLEELWIKNLTITTGLVDTRSTPTLLRMAAAGRLPTSSLVTHTFPLDAMEEAYDVFAHAADTGALKVVLGAPRHDVLAVPAA, from the coding sequence ATGAAGGGCTTCGTCTTCCACGGCCCGGGACAGTCCTCCTGGGAGGAGGTCGCGGATCCGGGTGTCAAGGAACCCACCGACGCGATCGTCCGGGTCGACACCGTCACCATCTGCGGAACGGACCTGCACATCCTCAAGGGCGACGTCCCCGAGGTCCGGCCCGGCACCGTCCTCGGGCACGAGGCGGTCGGCGAGATCGTCGAGGTCGGCGGCGACGTCCGCACCGTACGGCCGGGAGACCGCGTCCTTGTCTCCTGCATCACCGCCTGCGGGCGCTGCGGCTACTGCCGCGAGGGCTCTTACGGCCAGTGCCGGGGCGGCGGAGGCTGGATCCTCGGCCACCTGATCGACGGCACCCAGGCCGAGTACGTCCGCGTCCCGTACGCCGACCTGTCCGTCCACGCGCTGCCCAGCACCCTGGACGGCCCGGACGCCGTCCTGCTGGCCGACATCTTCCCGACCGCCTACGAGGTGGGCGTGCTCAACGGACGCGTACGACCCGGCGACACCGTGGCCGTCGTCGGCGCCGGCCCCGTCGGACTCGCGGCCGTGGCCACGGCCCGGCTGTTCGCCCCCGAGCGGATCGTGGTCGTGGACGTGGCCGCACCTCGCCTGGACGCCGCCCGGGCGCTGGGCGCCGACGCGGTGGCCTTCGCCGGCGAGTCCCCCGAGCAACTGATCACGGACCTCACCGACGGGCTGGGCGCCGACGTGGCCATCGAGGCGGTCGGCGTGCCGGAGACCTTCGAGCTGTGCACCCGCGTGGTGCGGCCCGGCGGGCACGTGGCCAACGTCGGCGTGCACGGCAGGCCGGCCACCCTGCACCTCGAAGAGCTGTGGATCAAGAACCTGACCATCACCACCGGCCTCGTCGACACCCGATCCACACCCACCCTGCTGCGGATGGCGGCCGCCGGCAGGCTGCCCACCTCGTCACTGGTCACGCACACCTTCCCGCTGGACGCGATGGAGGAGGCGTACGACGTCTTCGCCCACGCCGCCGACACCGGTGCCCTCAAGGTGGTGCTGGGCGCCCCGCGGCACGACGTCCTCGCCGTTCCGGCGGCCTGA
- a CDS encoding carbamate kinase gives MRIVVALGGNALLRRGDRLSADVQRANVVRVATAVAALAHEHDLVVTHGNTPQLALAAAESVADRSLTEPFPVDLLGAQTQGLIGTLLVRGLRDALPGRRVVSLLTHTQVRADDPAFARPTEPVGPAYPRKVADLLAAKYGWKTAGSGDSRRRVVPAPQPARILESDMVRVLLETGGVVVCAGGGGIPVLCDGVTGAVRGVEAIVDKDLAAARLAEDLKADFLLILTDVPNVYAAYGTPDRRPVLDVTPAELRAAAYDPASMGPKAEAAARFVERTGQLAAIGALDAAYEIVHGRSGTLVRPDLPVT, from the coding sequence ATGCGCATCGTCGTCGCCCTCGGCGGCAACGCCCTGCTGCGTCGCGGCGACCGCCTCTCCGCGGACGTGCAGCGCGCCAATGTCGTCCGGGTCGCCACGGCCGTCGCGGCCCTCGCCCACGAGCACGACCTCGTCGTCACCCACGGCAACACCCCGCAGCTGGCTCTGGCGGCCGCCGAGAGCGTGGCGGACCGGTCGCTCACCGAGCCCTTCCCGGTGGATCTGCTCGGCGCACAGACCCAGGGCCTGATCGGCACCCTCCTGGTGCGCGGTCTGCGGGACGCGCTGCCCGGGCGCCGGGTCGTGTCGCTGCTGACCCACACCCAGGTGCGTGCCGACGATCCGGCCTTCGCCCGGCCCACCGAGCCGGTCGGACCGGCCTATCCGCGCAAGGTCGCCGACCTTCTGGCCGCCAAGTACGGCTGGAAGACGGCCGGGAGCGGGGACAGCCGGCGGCGCGTCGTCCCGGCACCGCAGCCCGCGCGGATCCTGGAGAGCGACATGGTCCGGGTGCTGCTGGAGACGGGCGGCGTGGTGGTGTGCGCCGGCGGAGGCGGCATCCCCGTGCTCTGCGACGGGGTCACCGGCGCGGTGCGCGGCGTGGAGGCGATCGTCGACAAGGACCTCGCCGCCGCCCGGCTCGCCGAGGACCTGAAGGCCGACTTCCTGCTCATCCTCACCGATGTCCCCAACGTCTACGCCGCCTACGGCACCCCCGACCGGCGGCCGGTTCTCGACGTCACCCCCGCCGAACTGCGTGCCGCCGCCTACGACCCCGCCTCGATGGGCCCGAAGGCGGAGGCCGCCGCCCGGTTCGTGGAGCGCACCGGCCAACTGGCCGCGATCGGGGCGCTGGACGCGGCGTACGAGATTGTGCACGGCCGCTCGGGGACGCTGGTGCGGCCGGATCTGCCGGTCACCTAA
- a CDS encoding CBS domain-containing protein encodes MKHNKVGSVMTSDVVRARYGTPFKEVARLLGEHRISGLPVVDEDEKVVGVISETDLMARQADAPDPYEPKKRFRFTALTRHGRARAVKAKARTAGRLMTAPPVTVFADDTIVEAARTMAEHHIERLPVLDEEQRLVGIVTRRDLLQVFLRPDAEIRAEVVDEVLVRALWLPPRGVEVSVVEGVVTLSGHMERKSETEIACSMTRQIDGVVDVVGKLTYRLDDSHVEPAEQALHGVADDWLRKL; translated from the coding sequence ATGAAGCACAACAAGGTCGGCTCCGTCATGACCTCGGACGTCGTCCGCGCCCGGTACGGCACACCGTTCAAGGAGGTGGCCCGACTGCTGGGCGAGCACCGCATCAGCGGACTGCCGGTGGTGGACGAGGACGAGAAGGTCGTCGGCGTCATCTCCGAGACCGATCTGATGGCCCGGCAGGCCGACGCCCCGGACCCCTACGAACCGAAGAAGCGCTTCCGGTTCACCGCGCTCACGCGGCACGGCCGCGCGCGGGCGGTGAAGGCCAAGGCCCGAACGGCAGGCCGGTTGATGACCGCCCCGCCTGTCACGGTCTTCGCCGACGACACCATCGTCGAGGCCGCCCGCACCATGGCCGAGCACCACATCGAGCGGCTGCCCGTCCTCGACGAGGAACAGCGCCTGGTCGGCATCGTCACCCGCCGTGACCTGCTCCAGGTCTTCCTGCGGCCCGACGCCGAGATCCGTGCCGAGGTCGTCGACGAGGTGTTGGTCCGCGCCCTGTGGCTGCCGCCGCGCGGGGTGGAGGTGTCCGTGGTCGAGGGCGTCGTCACGCTCTCCGGACACATGGAACGCAAGAGCGAGACGGAGATCGCCTGCTCCATGACCCGGCAGATCGACGGCGTGGTCGACGTCGTCGGCAAGCTCACCTACCGACTGGACGACTCCCATGTGGAGCCCGCCGAACAGGCGCTGCACGGTGTCGCCGACGACTGGCTGCGCAAGCTCTGA
- a CDS encoding flavodoxin domain-containing protein → MPDGVLVAYGTTNGSTAQIAETVAEVLNKAGLQAWARPADSVASVADYDAVVVGGGLYAGRWHRHARRFVRRHHRALAQKPLWLFSSGPLDASASEKDIPPVPGVRRAMTRLDARGHVTFGGCLVEGAEGRIARMIVRKGKGGDFRDFALIEEWAQNIADELTTDAAGN, encoded by the coding sequence ATGCCGGATGGTGTGCTGGTCGCCTACGGGACGACGAACGGATCCACCGCACAGATCGCCGAGACCGTCGCCGAAGTGCTGAACAAGGCAGGCCTCCAGGCATGGGCACGGCCCGCCGACTCCGTCGCGAGCGTCGCGGACTACGACGCCGTGGTGGTCGGCGGAGGCCTGTACGCGGGGCGCTGGCATCGGCACGCGCGCCGCTTCGTGCGCCGCCATCACCGCGCCCTCGCCCAGAAGCCGCTGTGGCTGTTCAGCAGCGGTCCCCTGGACGCCTCGGCGTCGGAGAAGGACATTCCGCCGGTGCCCGGCGTACGGCGTGCCATGACCCGGCTCGACGCCCGCGGTCATGTCACCTTCGGCGGCTGCCTGGTGGAGGGCGCCGAGGGCCGTATCGCCCGGATGATCGTCCGCAAGGGAAAGGGCGGCGACTTCCGCGACTTCGCCCTGATCGAGGAGTGGGCCCAGAACATCGCCGACGAGCTGACGACGGACGCGGCGGGGAACTGA
- a CDS encoding Hsp20/alpha crystallin family protein, producing the protein MIELLHGRPTLPDLFGWVEAGHPGTHGVPGLHAIRIEEHVTEGTYVLRAELPGLDPARDVEITVEDGLLTLRAERGEELTEKHRTEFRYGTFARCVRLPAGAQGDKATAAYQDGVLTITVPVPSSKTGTTTIPVRHG; encoded by the coding sequence ATGATCGAGCTGCTGCACGGCCGGCCGACCCTGCCCGACCTGTTCGGCTGGGTCGAGGCCGGTCACCCCGGCACACACGGCGTGCCCGGACTGCACGCGATCCGCATCGAGGAGCATGTCACGGAGGGGACGTATGTCCTGCGGGCCGAACTCCCCGGCCTCGACCCCGCACGGGACGTCGAGATCACCGTCGAGGACGGGCTGCTGACGCTGCGCGCCGAGCGCGGCGAGGAGCTCACCGAGAAGCACCGCACCGAATTCCGGTACGGCACCTTCGCCCGCTGCGTCCGGCTGCCCGCCGGGGCGCAAGGCGACAAGGCGACCGCCGCCTACCAGGACGGAGTGCTGACGATCACGGTCCCGGTGCCCAGCTCGAAGACGGGCACCACGACCATCCCGGTGCGGCACGGCTGA
- the adhP gene encoding alcohol dehydrogenase AdhP has translation MKAAVVRAFGEPLVIEERPDPAPGPGQVRVRVEASGLCHTDIHAAHGDWPVKPEPPFVPGHEGVGVVEELGAGVTHLSLGQRVAVPWLGKACGRCEHCLSGWETLCERQINTGYGCDGGYAEKMLAWADFAQPVPEGVSAVDAAPLTCAGVTTYKALKVAGVRPGQLVAVSGVGGLGHLAVQYAKIAGATVAAIDVTDDKLELAAELGADLVIDARKQDVAEVLKEHGGAHAAIALAVNEAAFTAVNSGLRRGGKLVMVALPAHGTIQVPIFDTVLNGTSVIGSIVGTRQDLAEVFDLHAAGRTRVISETRPLSSVNESIEDVLRGQVKARIVFDLAKGR, from the coding sequence ATGAAGGCAGCCGTCGTACGAGCTTTCGGCGAGCCCCTGGTCATCGAGGAGCGTCCCGATCCCGCACCCGGACCCGGCCAGGTCCGCGTCCGGGTCGAGGCATCCGGGCTGTGCCACACCGACATCCACGCCGCGCACGGCGACTGGCCCGTCAAGCCCGAGCCGCCGTTCGTGCCCGGCCACGAGGGTGTCGGCGTCGTGGAGGAACTCGGCGCCGGTGTCACCCACCTGAGCCTCGGACAGCGCGTCGCCGTGCCGTGGCTCGGCAAGGCCTGCGGGCGGTGCGAGCATTGCCTGTCCGGCTGGGAGACCCTGTGCGAGCGGCAGATCAACACCGGGTACGGCTGCGACGGCGGCTACGCCGAGAAGATGCTCGCCTGGGCCGACTTCGCCCAGCCGGTGCCCGAGGGCGTCAGCGCCGTCGACGCCGCCCCGCTGACCTGCGCGGGCGTGACCACGTACAAGGCCCTCAAGGTCGCCGGAGTGCGCCCGGGCCAGCTGGTCGCCGTCTCCGGCGTCGGCGGACTCGGCCATCTCGCCGTGCAGTACGCGAAGATCGCCGGTGCCACCGTCGCCGCGATCGACGTCACCGACGACAAGCTCGAACTCGCCGCGGAACTCGGTGCCGACCTCGTCATCGACGCCCGCAAGCAGGACGTCGCCGAGGTCCTCAAGGAACACGGCGGCGCCCACGCGGCGATCGCCCTCGCCGTGAACGAGGCCGCCTTCACGGCCGTCAACTCCGGGCTGCGGCGCGGCGGCAAACTCGTCATGGTCGCCCTGCCCGCGCACGGCACCATCCAGGTCCCGATCTTCGACACCGTCCTGAACGGGACGAGCGTGATCGGCTCCATCGTCGGCACCCGGCAGGACCTCGCCGAGGTGTTCGACCTGCACGCGGCCGGCCGCACCAGGGTCATCAGCGAGACCCGGCCGCTGTCGTCTGTCAACGAGTCGATCGAGGACGTCCTGCGCGGCCAGGTCAAGGCCCGCATCGTCTTCGACCTCGCCAAGGGGAGGTGA
- a CDS encoding GerMN domain-containing protein translates to MSAENTTMSRPYRPRRTLVLATAVVLASALSGGCGQDDGSAGASNGNDDTIPARGRHGTPTAPGTPNGSSMPSMPSMPMSPGPPHRQVRAAVYFLHSGQVSPAPRTVTAPTSAAGALRALLAGPSRYERDHGRTTAIPSGTTLRSLVVRHHVATIDLSGRYDDGGGSLSRQARLAQVVFTATRFPPIHKVRFELDGKPVTSFGGEEIVLNHPVGRAEFEDLAPQILVESPLIGDTVRTPLRISGSANTLEATFRLKITDAAGRTAADIRVTATSGSGTRGTFDVTIPYRATRSGAGLLSAYWNSLEDGHAVVEDTVPLTVQR, encoded by the coding sequence ATGAGTGCCGAGAACACGACCATGTCCAGGCCATACCGACCGCGTCGAACTCTGGTCCTCGCCACGGCCGTCGTACTGGCGTCGGCACTGTCCGGCGGATGCGGACAGGACGACGGCTCCGCGGGAGCGTCGAACGGCAACGACGACACCATCCCCGCCCGGGGGCGGCATGGCACCCCCACTGCACCGGGGACGCCGAACGGCTCGTCGATGCCGTCCATGCCGTCCATGCCGATGTCCCCCGGCCCGCCACACCGCCAGGTCCGCGCAGCGGTGTACTTCCTGCACAGCGGACAGGTCTCGCCCGCCCCGCGCACGGTGACCGCACCGACCTCCGCGGCCGGGGCTTTGCGCGCCCTACTGGCCGGGCCCAGCCGGTACGAACGCGACCACGGCCGCACCACGGCGATTCCCTCGGGAACGACGCTGCGTTCCCTGGTGGTCCGCCACCATGTGGCGACGATCGATCTGTCCGGGCGCTACGACGACGGCGGCGGGAGCCTGTCGAGGCAGGCCAGGCTCGCGCAGGTCGTCTTCACCGCAACCCGCTTCCCCCCGATCCACAAGGTGCGGTTCGAACTGGACGGCAAGCCGGTGACGTCCTTCGGCGGCGAGGAAATCGTCCTCAACCACCCCGTCGGCCGCGCCGAGTTCGAGGATCTCGCCCCGCAGATCCTCGTCGAGTCGCCCCTGATCGGCGACACCGTCCGGACCCCGCTCAGGATCTCCGGCAGCGCCAACACCCTTGAGGCGACCTTCCGGCTGAAGATCACCGACGCGGCCGGGCGCACCGCGGCCGACATCCGCGTCACGGCCACCTCCGGCAGTGGGACCCGCGGCACGTTCGATGTGACGATCCCCTACCGGGCGACCCGCTCGGGCGCCGGGCTGCTCAGCGCGTACTGGAACTCGCTGGAGGACGGACACGCGGTGGTCGAGGACACGGTCCCGCTGACCGTCCAGCGGTGA
- a CDS encoding DUF1876 domain-containing protein → MEAKQWTVHIYISEEGDETRARAVLATRDRSKLTGRGLARRNPIDRPAPEIGDELAASRALADLAIRLHDVTADDIVEPARPVQAWYQA, encoded by the coding sequence ATGGAAGCGAAGCAGTGGACGGTTCACATCTACATCAGCGAGGAAGGAGACGAGACGCGGGCCCGGGCGGTCCTGGCCACGCGGGACAGGTCGAAGCTCACGGGCCGTGGGCTGGCCCGCCGCAACCCGATCGACCGGCCCGCTCCGGAGATCGGCGACGAGCTCGCGGCGAGCCGTGCGCTGGCGGACCTCGCCATCCGGCTGCACGACGTCACCGCCGACGACATCGTGGAGCCGGCCAGGCCGGTCCAGGCCTGGTACCAGGCGTGA